From the genome of Streptomyces sp. NBC_01454:
CTGGCTTGTTGCTCGTTCTGACCTGCGACAACAACAGCAACAGCCGGGCCCGGGGCCCCCTCTTGGAAGGGGCCGGGGGAGGGGCTCGGCGGGCGGGCCGGGAGGTCCTCGACACGCACCCCGGTGGAGACCCCCTTGCCGGCCCCCACACCGCGCGCCCGGGTGCCCTTGGAGACGGGCACCGCAGAGGCCTCACACAGGGCCCGGCAGTCGGCCGGGGACCACCCCCCGGACGACCCCCCGCCGGGGTAGCGGGAGGACAGCCCCACGACCACCTGAGGCCAGTGCAAACCGGGGGTCGGCTTACCCCCCTCCGAGTGCTCCTCGACCAGGTCGTGGAGGAGGTGCAGGAACGCCTCCGGGGAGGGCCGGGGGCTGGCCTTCCCCGCGCCTTGCGAACCGGCCTCCCCCGGCGCCTCCTTGGCAGCCTTCGCCTTCTCGACGGAGACCTTGGTGCGCAGGGCCGCGAACGACCACACGGCGCCCAGCGGCCACATCAGGGCGTGGTGGCGGTAGACCAGCCAGCACAGGCCCGCCCCGGCGCCGAGGAGCAGGGCGCCGCGGACGTAGATCCCGAGGTCCGCGCTGAGGCCCTTGAGATCACTGCGGTGGGCCTCCAGGCACCAGCCCTTGAGCCGGGCGGCGAGGGACTTGCCCAGGAGGCTGGAGCCCTCCCCCAGCGTCGAGCCCAGCCGGACCGCCCAGGCGCTGGCCGCCTTCGCCTTCTCCTCCGCCTGCTGAGCCTTGGCCTTCAGCTCGTCGGCGCGGTCGGCCAGAGGGCCGGTCTTCTCCGTGCTCGCCTCGACGGTCACAGGGACACCGCCCCGTTGAGCACGTCCGCGGCGCTGCTGCCGAGTGCGTTGTACATCTCGGGCACCCACTGCATGAGCTGGGCGAAACCGGCCGTGGCGCACAGCGTCAGGCCCGCGAACACCCCACCGAACATGCGCTTCTTGTCCTGCTTGCCCGCCGCCTTCACGACGATCCCGCCGACGATCGCGGCGACCACGACCGCGCAGGCCCCGGGGTAGGTGAGGTGCCCGAGAGAGCCGTGAGCCAAGCTGCCGCCGCCATGCGCGCCGGTCGTGGCACCGACGCCCTTGTCACCGACCTTGTTGCTCGCCTGCACCGCCTGCATGGCGAACCAGCCGAAGAGGCCGCCCAGGCACATCGTCCAGCCCGCGCCGGTGATCAGCCCGCCGCCGAACGGCACCAGCGCCTTCAACTCCCTGGTGCCCTTCCACCAGGACCGCACATTGATGATCAAGATCGCGACGGAGACCGTGGCCCCGGCAAGGGTGAGCGTGTTCATGCGCGAACTCCCGTGATTGCGGCGACCAGGTCAGGCCAGAGCACGCCCCACGTGCCGCCGATGAAGGTGGTGACGACGCCGAAGGCATCGAAGAAGGTCAAGCGCCGGACGAGGTCCCCGGCGAGGGTGGCGCGCAAGCGGCAGGGCCGATGGATGCGCGCGAACACCACCGCGACCGTGGCGGCCGCCGCGACGTGGGAAGCCGCGTAGTGGATGTCCGTGCCGATGTGGTCCAGCGCGGAGCCCCAGATGCGGCCGACGCCGTACCCGACGCCCGGCAGCGGGTAGATCGCGGCGACCGTCGCGGTCACCGCCACGAGCGGAGAGACCCGGTAGGGCACGGCCCGCGCGAGGCGCTGCCACCACGTCAGGTCCGGCTCCACCGGCACCGGCTGGTGGACGGTGACGTGCACGTCGATCTGCTGCGGCTGGCCGTACGGGGCCGGCGGCTGCGGCGGCAGCCAGGGCGTCATCCCTCCACCACGGGGCGGGACCGGGGGCACGGGCGGCAGCCCGAACAGCCAATCTCCGGACCCGCCAGCGGCGGTGGCCACCTGGGGGACAGGCGGCGCGGCCGGGGTGGACACCGGCCCCTCAGCGGTGGCCGGGGTGGACGGCAGGCCCGGACGGAACGGCCACGCCTCCCCCGGGATCACCCGGCTCGGGGTGACCGGCCGCGGGGCCTGGACGGGCAGGTGGACAGTCGGCGCAGTCTCCGGCCGCGGAGGGGTGGCGGTCATCCCAGGCCCCCGATCCGGCGCAGCAGCCAGGCCCGCACCCGCAGTTCGTCACCGTCGGGACCGGCGATCACCGGCCGCCGGGCGGCGACGTAGCCGGGCGGTAACGAGGCCGGGACGGGCTCGACGTCCCGCCACCAGCCCTGCACCGGCAGGATCGTCCGCGTCAGCACCACCGGGGCCGTCATGCCGCAACCCCCTGCAACGTCATCTGCTGCGGCTCCGGACGCGGCCCGCGCTCCTCGACCAGCGCGGCGAACTGCTTCTCGACCAGGCTCTTGCTGCGGCCAGCCAGCTCTGCCGTCTTACGGAGCGACAGCACGCCCTCTCGCCAGCACTGCTCGATGACCGCCGCGGCCTCCTCCGCCGACAGACCACCCACCGGCTCAGGCTCCGGCTGGTACTCGGGCTCCGGCTCGACCGGCGGTGCGGGCGCAGTCACGGCCGGGAACTCCGGCCGGTAAAGGCGGCCGGAGCCACCACAGATGGCCACCAGCGGCCGTACAGAGGCCGGAGCAGGCTCCGCGTCGGGCTGCGGCGCCGCGGGCGCTGAGGCGTCCTTCCAGCCCCACCAGCGGCGACGTGGGGTGTCCACCGGAGCGTCCACGGGGGTGTCCACCGGCTCGACCTGCGGCTCTACCGTCACCACGGTGGCCGGTCGGGCGGACCGCAGGACGCGGGTCACCAGGTCCGCGCAGCAGGCGATGCTGCCGACCGGGAGCGCCGCGGCGACGCCGACGAGCACCCAGTGAACCTGAGGCACCGGGCTCAGCCGTGGGCGCGTGCCCTCCAACGGCACCAGGCCATGCACGTAGTTCAGCGCCAAGCTGGCGAAGGTGTAGAGGACGAGCACCGTCAGCGCCGCCCGGCGGTGACGCCCAGCCAGAACCAGGCTGGCCACCAGCGCGAGGGCGATCGGCCCGTCAGCAGACAGCGGGTACAGCACCGCGCCCACGGCATCCAGGCCGATCGCGCGGCCCACATCGTGCAACGCCGTCCACGACACGACGAACGCGACGCCCGCGACGGCGACAAGGCCGACGACGAGACCGGCGCGGACACACGCGACGGTCTCCGGCGCCAACTCCGACGACTCAGGGGAGGCAGTAGAAGACAGCACGAAACACCACCTTTCGGTCACAACAGATAGACCCCTGAAGGTTCGTGATGAACCTTCAGGTGAGTCACGAAGGTACATCGATGACCCTTCGAGGGCAAGCGATGTACCTATGGCGACCCGTGATGTACCTTGGCCCGCAGGAAGGTGCATCGCGAAAGGAGTGAAGGTGGCATACAGGACAACTGGGGCCGGGTATGCGGAGATTGCCGCCCATTACCGGCAACTGATCGACGATGGAGAGCTATCGCCCGGCGACGCCCTGCCGTCCGTGGCAGACATCCGAGAGCACTACGAGGTGTCCGCGAAGACCGTGTCCCGCGCGCTCCAGGTCCTCAAGAACGAGGGCTTGGTTGGGTCCCGCGGCAGTCTGGGCACCGTCGTTGCCAGCCGCCCCCGCGTAGCGGCCGCCAGCGGAGACGCCCGCGTCCAGCGGACGCAGCGCGGCGGACCGAACTACGCCCCAGGCGAGACGAGCACCGGACACGTGGCCATGCTGCGGTCCTGTGCCGATCCCGTGATCTGCCAGCTACTCGACATCGAGCCGCACGACGAGATCGTGATCCGCCGACGGGTGTTCCGGCAGGACGGCGTACCCAGCGTGATCGGCGTCGAGTGCATCCATCCGCGCGCACTGTCCGTCGTCCCTGACCTGCTCAAACAAGGGCCACGGGGGCCAGTGCACTGGCTCATCGAGTACAAGGAGCAAACCGGTCGATCCACCCACGGGTCACCGGAGCGGCGGGCCGCCCGACTCGCCAGCCGTGACGAGCTGGAGATGCTGGAAGTCCCGTTGCCAGACTCAGACGTGGCGGTGCCGGTCTTGGTTACCTACGTCGTCTACCACGACGAGGACGGCCCCCTGGAGGTGATGGAGGACGTACACGCCCCAGGCCTCTGGCACGAAGCGCGATAGGCACCACCGGCAAGTCGAAGGGCCCCTCATCGGGAGTTGAGGGGCCCTTCTACTTGCCGGTGGACACCGTCCGTCCACTGGTGTCCACGCCTTCGGTCCGTAAGCCTCCGTGGCCTGGTGCGTCGGCGACTGCGGGTGCGTCGAGCCGGTCAAAAGCGGCTGCCTGCGGAGGGGGTGGACAGGGGTGGCGTCCGGCCACCGTCCACCACTGTCCACCGTGGCCGATCGCCGTACCCCCGCCGTCACGGATGCAGGCGCATGAGGCGACCGGCCACCGGCCATGGCCGGTGGGGGAGCAATCTGCTGCCGCGATGTGGCCGGCCACCGTGACGCTTCCAGCGCTGCGGCCATCGTCGTGGCCGATCGTCCGGCCAACCGGCCATGGGCGGTGGCCGGTCAGAACAACCGGCCCTTGGGCAGGCCCTGGAACACGTCGGACGCCCGACGTGGTTGAGGCCGACGCGAGGAGGCCGGCCTTTCCGCCGGTTCGGCCGGGGCGGGAATCGCCGGAACCTCCGTTTCGTCAACCGGAGAATTCGTTTCGTCCGTTGACGAATCGGTCGTTTCTCCCGTTGACGAAACGGTTTCTCGTGTTGACGAAACGGCAGCCGCGTCGGCCAGTGCCTCAGCGATCAGACGATCGTCCCGACGCCGGCGGTACGCGCGTTCCCGGCACAGCCGCGTGCAGTAGTCCCGGCTCCGGCCTACACCGGATTGCTTGATCGGTCCGCCGCACCAGCCGCACAGCTTCGCGCCGGCGCCGTCCCGTGGGGTCTCGTACGTCATGCCGTGACCGTAGCCGGGTCCGTCATGGCGTCCGTCATGGCGCCCGTCATGACCCGTCATGGGGTTGGCCGCATGACGGACCCATGACGGGGGCCTGACGGGCGCCATGACGGACGCTGTTACAAGTTTCTCTACTGGATCAAGGCCGCCCGCTGGCGCGGTCGGCGCGGTCCGGCGTCGGCCGGACCGCTCCTGTCTCCGCCCCGCTCCCCGGCCACGCTCGGACCGCCGGCCAACGAGCCCGGCCGGGACCGTCGAGGACGTCATCGACCGCCGCTGTACGTCAGCGAGATGACGTACTCCGTCGAGCACCAGGAGCACGAGCAGCTGCTCGGCCGCCTCCCGAACTTCTCGACAGCCCGGCCGACCAATCCCCCACACCTATGCATCACGACCTAGCGGCCGATCCAGCACGAGCACCAGGCGCTCGACGAGCTTCAGCGGTCGCGGGGCCGACGGGGCCGGGTCGCTCCTGCCTGCGCCCCCGCTCCCCGGCCCCTCCAGCCCCCTCGGGGAGCGTCCGGCTGCCCACCATGGGGGGAAAGGCGTGGGATAGCCGGACGCCTGTTCACAGTCTCCATCTCACCCCGCTCCGACACGGGCAGGTAGGGAGCAGCATCACCCGCTTGCCCACGGCGCCTAGCCGGAGGGGGCGTCCGGCTGCCCACAGGAACGGAAGTAAGCATGAACAGCCGGGCGCCTGTTCACAGTCTCTCCCGCATCACAGCGGGACACGCACGCACCGGCGGGGCACAAACGAACGCCCGGCCCGCCGCCTACGTCACCGGCGCGACCACACAGGGCACTGCTCTTGGTGGACGGTGGTCACGAGCACGGTCTCGCCCAGCCAGCCGCGCACACGCTCCACCGCACAGCAGTCGTAGTCCCGCTCCCAGACCTGAACCGGCGTCACGGCAGGCTCCCGGACCGATGGCCGAGGAACCGCCTCTGGACGGACACCGCGATGCCAGCGCTGCCGCCTTCGCACACCCGCCACAAGCCACCCCTCCATTCACGCTCAACAGTTGATTCACACCGTCCCACAGTCCGCACCACAAAGCCCGCTACAAACCACACCTAGGCATTCTTCAATTCGCCGGAATCACAAGAGCACGAGCGACCGTAGCTCATGCATTATGAATGTACCAGGCTTTGTATCACTCGCCGGAGCGAGCGGAACCCCGAAGAACGGCACACCTCTTGCATCTCGCCAACCGCAGGTCAGAGCACCCGGGTAAGCATCCGGGTAACCGCCTTCTCAGAGGTTCGTTGAGGAGCACGACCGCGTCCCCCACGCGGGTCTGAAGGGCTCCGCTTCGTGATGGCAGCGGAGCCCTCCTTCACGAGTGAAGTACCCCGGTATCTGCGATACGTGATCTTGCTTCGCAGCGATCAAGATCATCTTGAGTGCTAAGGTATCGTCACCGCTTCGCGCCTCGATACGCCGCCCAAGGGCGGCTTTTTTCATGCCCTGAGACCGGAGCGAGCTAGACGATCAGGTCACCTGATCGTGGTGCGCGCCGCTACGGAAACAGGCGCATCATGGACACATGAGCACCGGCCGCCGCGTCCTTGGGACCGGCCCGAGCACCACCAGGACGTCACCGTCGATGGTGCCGGCCAGCGCGCGGCGACTCCCCGCTGAGGGTCTTCAAGACCCTGGTGATGAAGCCTCCGAGCACACCCCGACCGGGCCGCCGACAGTCCGGCGCCGAGCACTCGGCGAAGGCCCCGACGCCACCTCATAGGACCGGCTGCAGCGGTTCCACCGTGCGTACCACCGCAAGGTCCACCGTGGGTTCCACCGTCGGTACCAGCGTGCGTACCACCGTGGGTACCAGGCCGGTCCGGGCCGCACCCGATGCCCCGCAGGTCAGCCCGTGGAGGGTAAGCGCGACCGCCGCTGACACCTCCTCCCCAGAGCGGGAGGAGGGAGATTCCCCCGGAGGAAGAAGGCCGGCCTACGACAGAGCCACGGCGGAGCAAGCTAGACGATCAGGTCACCTGACGAGCGGTCCGGCGGCGTTCGCCGGTCGCTCCGCTGAGGCGTGCGGGCAGACACATCGGCCGACGCCAGCGTCCGGCCCGGCCCGCGCAGCGAGAGAGCCGCGCGGCGGTGAGCACCACACCCACACACCCCCTCGTAGGAGAGTTGTCGGGGTTTTCGCTGCCGCTTACCAAGGGAGGTGGCCTGGGATTTTCCGGTCACCTCACGCTGGGTGATGCATCCTCCATTGCAACCCCAAGTGCAACCCCCATTGCATCCTTACCGCCGGCCTTACCACCGGCAGATGGGCACAGCGAGTTAGTGCTTACTGGGGTCAGTTTCGCGGTCGGCCAGGGATGGCCGGCGGGGGAGCGGGGGTCACTCCTGGGTGTTCGGATCGTCGCCGTCGTCGTCGGCCGCGTCGCCCACGATCCGGCCGGAGCCGCCGCACTCGAAGCACTGGCCGTCGCGGATCGCGCGGTACTTCTCCAGCACGCCGGAGCCGTCGCACTTCGGGCACGGAGCCAGTTGCAGCCCCTGCTCCAACAGCCGTTCCAGCATCGCCTTGTCGTCGGCCCGCGCCTTTGCCTTGGCCTTCATCACCTCGGCCAGCGAGGTCACGTACTCGGCGCAGCCGTCGCCGTCGACCACCCGCGCGTGGTCCTCCCGGCCGCCGGACTCAGCGACCAGGGCGGACACCTCGGCCTCCCGCTCCGTGCGCACCAGCTCGGCCACGGCGAAGTCGTTCTCAGCCTCGGCCACGTGGCCGTGCGCTTCCTGCGTCAGCACGACGCCCGCGAGCAGCTGCACGCGCGACTCCTCGTAGCGGTACTTCTCCAGTTCGCCGACCAGGTCGGCGTGCCGCTTGAGCCCCCGCGTCATCTCGAACGCGCGACGGCCGCGCGTCGCCGTCTCGTACTCCAGCGACCACGCGCGGCACTGCTCCGCAGTCCCGTAGCCCGGCGCCTCGTCCTCGTCCAGGCCGTCACGCTCGATCGCCCACAGGCGGTCGAGGAACTGGAACGGCGTCATGGACTTCCGGCCCTTGGCCAGCTTGGCCCCGGAGTACGACACCTCGGCCGCCGCACCCTTGGCCGCCTCGATGTCGGCCTTCACCGACTCGGCCGTCTCGCCCCCGGCCTTCGTCAGGTACTCGATCAGCGCTTGGTCGTCCGGCGACGTGATGACCGTGAAGCTCACGCCGTGACCCTTCCCCCCGCACTTGCAGTTGGCCCGCTCGCACTCGGTGCTGGGGGTGTAGGCCGGATCGATCGACTTCAGGGCATCGGCCCAGAACTGGCGTAGCCACCCCTCGAACTTGGTCATCGACTTCGTGGACGGCTCGAACGTGCAACTGCCCTCCCCGGGCTCGAACGCGCAGTCGCCGTCCTCGTCCACGTAGACCAGCTCCCCGTTCGCCGGGGTGCCGGACAGCCGTCCCCCGAGGAACACCAGGGCGTTGAGGTGCGGGTTCCACCCGTTGTCGAGCGACCGCGTCACCTCGGGGTTCCGGGCCATGCCGACGTAGCCGACCTCGGCGGCCAGGTCGCCCCGCAGAGCGTGGCTCTTGAGCATCTTCTGGTACGCGCCCGGTTGGCGCGGGGTGATCTGCCCCGTCTCCGCGTCCACCAGCTTCCGCGTGCCCTGCAAGCCGTCGATCAGGTCGGCCAGGGCGTGCGTCCGGTTGTGGCGCGTCGTCAACACGACGGCCACGAGCGTCCCCCCCTTGGCCAGCCACCGCAGGGCTGCCGTGGTCAGTTCGTGGGTGTCCTCCGCGCGCTTGGCGCTCTCGCACACCGCGCACGCCCAGATGGACTCGCAGAGCTGCACCCCCCGGCCGGACGCCTGCCCGCGTTCGTCGCGCGCCGTCAGCGTCCCCAGCTCCGGCGCGACCGCGACCCGCGCGCACTTGCGGCACCGGTCGATCTGGGTGAACTCCTGCATGATCCGGCGCCGTCGCCACTTCCGCAGCGCGGGGGTTACCGGCGTGGTCTCCCGTTTCGGGGTCTGCCTCGCACCGCCGTCGACCGTGCCGCCGGTGGCTCCGGTCTCGGTTTCCGGGGCCCCGGTCCCCGCACCGCTGTGACCTGGGGTTTCTTGGGCCCGCGAACTCTGTTCGTCAGTTACCAAGAAGTGGACACCACGAGGGGTGTCTTTCCGCAGGTCAGAGGCCGTTTTTGGGGGTCGAACCTCGTCCC
Proteins encoded in this window:
- a CDS encoding DUF2637 domain-containing protein, with translation MLSSTASPESSELAPETVACVRAGLVVGLVAVAGVAFVVSWTALHDVGRAIGLDAVGAVLYPLSADGPIALALVASLVLAGRHRRAALTVLVLYTFASLALNYVHGLVPLEGTRPRLSPVPQVHWVLVGVAAALPVGSIACCADLVTRVLRSARPATVVTVEPQVEPVDTPVDAPVDTPRRRWWGWKDASAPAAPQPDAEPAPASVRPLVAICGGSGRLYRPEFPAVTAPAPPVEPEPEYQPEPEPVGGLSAEEAAAVIEQCWREGVLSLRKTAELAGRSKSLVEKQFAALVEERGPRPEPQQMTLQGVAA
- a CDS encoding replication protein yields the protein MQEFTQIDRCRKCARVAVAPELGTLTARDERGQASGRGVQLCESIWACAVCESAKRAEDTHELTTAALRWLAKGGTLVAVVLTTRHNRTHALADLIDGLQGTRKLVDAETGQITPRQPGAYQKMLKSHALRGDLAAEVGYVGMARNPEVTRSLDNGWNPHLNALVFLGGRLSGTPANGELVYVDEDGDCAFEPGEGSCTFEPSTKSMTKFEGWLRQFWADALKSIDPAYTPSTECERANCKCGGKGHGVSFTVITSPDDQALIEYLTKAGGETAESVKADIEAAKGAAAEVSYSGAKLAKGRKSMTPFQFLDRLWAIERDGLDEDEAPGYGTAEQCRAWSLEYETATRGRRAFEMTRGLKRHADLVGELEKYRYEESRVQLLAGVVLTQEAHGHVAEAENDFAVAELVRTEREAEVSALVAESGGREDHARVVDGDGCAEYVTSLAEVMKAKAKARADDKAMLERLLEQGLQLAPCPKCDGSGVLEKYRAIRDGQCFECGGSGRIVGDAADDDGDDPNTQE
- a CDS encoding GntR family transcriptional regulator produces the protein MAYRTTGAGYAEIAAHYRQLIDDGELSPGDALPSVADIREHYEVSAKTVSRALQVLKNEGLVGSRGSLGTVVASRPRVAAASGDARVQRTQRGGPNYAPGETSTGHVAMLRSCADPVICQLLDIEPHDEIVIRRRVFRQDGVPSVIGVECIHPRALSVVPDLLKQGPRGPVHWLIEYKEQTGRSTHGSPERRAARLASRDELEMLEVPLPDSDVAVPVLVTYVVYHDEDGPLEVMEDVHAPGLWHEAR